From one Ctenopharyngodon idella isolate HZGC_01 chromosome 15, HZGC01, whole genome shotgun sequence genomic stretch:
- the LOC127495920 gene encoding claudin-8-like has protein sequence MMVQGKCELIALCLGIIGLIGTVAVTGLPMWKVTAFIGENIIVMETRWEGLWMSCFRQANIHMQCKVYDSLLFLPPDLQAARGLTCSALALSALGLLMSLFGLRCTSCLKDQPRVKSMIAIAVGAMQILASVCVIIPVSWTAHTIIRDFYNPLLMDAQRRELGEALYIGWLTSAFLLASGVIFLCRRVGPESGSFNAHRPVNKPALNRFQPFNSIRHQPLLQNNRLSIQQPSSSAFSYAITLSSGQHSPFNVQPVTTGSLVYSQSIMPTQNLSYYGPTVMQGQCVSRNTQYPSQLSTPFKGSNSSDPCASFISRSAFHPVPQNPLFVGYNYSRVQSYSSDSSCGLHI, from the coding sequence ATGATGGTTCAGGGCAAGTGTGAACTCATCGCTCTGTGCCTGGGCATCATCGGTCTGATCGGGACGGTGGCCGTCACGGGCCTTCCCATGTGGAAAGTGACGGCGTTCATAGGGGAGAATATCATCGTGATGGAGACACGCTGGGAGGGTCTGTGGATGTCGTGCTTCAGGCAGGCCAACATCCACATGCAGTGCAAAGTGTACGATTCTCTGCTGTTCCTCCCGCCGGACCTGCAGGCGGCCCGAGGCTTGACATGTAGCGCTCTGGCGCTGTCTGCACTCGGGCTGCTCATGTCTCTTTTTGGCCTCCGTTGCACGTCGTGTCTCAAGGATCAACCTCGCGTCAAAAGCATGATTGCGATCGCCGTGGGGGCGATGCAGATTTTAGCATCAGTGTGCGTTATCATTCCAGTCTCTTGGACGGCTCACACTATTATTAGAGACTTCTACAACCCTCTACTGATGGACGCGCAGCGCAGGGAACTGGGAGAGGCGCTGTATATCGGTTGGTTAACTAGTGCTTTTCTTTTGGCGTCTGGAGTTATATTTCTCTGTCGTCGTGTTGGTCCAGAATCGGGCTCATTTAATGCCCATCGACCAGTTAATAAACCCGCTTTAAACCGCTTCCAGCCTTTTAACTCTATAAGACACCAGCCTTTGCTTCAGAACAATCGCCTCTCCATTCAGCAGCCTTCGTCGTCTGCGTTCAGCTACGCCATTACGCTTTCTAGTGGTCAACATTCACCCTTCAATGTGCAACCGGTGACCACAGGGTCTTTAGTGTACAGTCAAAGCATCATGCCAACTCAGAACCTGAGTTATTATGGCCCAACTGTGATGCAAGGCCAGTGTGTATCCAGAAACACTCAGTACCCCAGTCAGCTTTCCACACCCTTCAAAGGAAGCAACAGCAGTGATCCTTGTGCGTCCTTCATCTCTAGATCCGCATTTCATCCTGTGCCGCAGAACCCGCTCTTCGTAGGGTACAACTACTCCAGGGTGCAGTCGTACAGCTCAGACAGTAGCTGTGGATTGCATATCTAA